CTCATATAAGGTAAGGCAAAAGTGGTCCTAAGTCACATGATTGTGTAATGAACATCCAATGTTACTGCTATGAAAGCCAAAATAAGAAAATGAACAAAAACACCTGTCACGACAATATCTCGAGCACCACTACATCAAGTAAAACAAGGCAGCAAGGCATGAAGCATATGCATACTGACTCCAGTAAGAGATGATTCAGCAAATGAAACAGCAAGCACAGAATTTATCACCGATAACTGCATCCACTGTACAAGCACTAAAGGATCAAACAGAACAGTTGTGTTGCAGGTAGAGATACCAAAAATGGGTGAACATATGAGCAGGAAAACACTGCATTCAATCAAACATGCCCAGTAACCCTCATACTAGCTCCCCAGTACCCTTGTACTAGCTCCTCAGTTTCTCTTTCGTCAGCAACCCTCATACTAGCTCCACACTTTCTCTTCGTCAGCCAGAGGCTGGAATTTGTAATAATGGATGGTTGAGTCTTGAGTGCAAGACTCTTTGAAGCTAAAAAATGAGCTCCCCAGTTCAAGAAACTAACAAATGACCAGTAAAACAACTGCATCACCCATTTTCCAGAACACAAATCCATTAGTCTCAAAGGAACGAAGTCTATGACGAGCAAGAAGCACTAGCTGGAAGCGGCGCGGAGGCAGAGGAGGCGCAGCTCGTGGGACCCGAAGGTGAAGGTCGTCATCTCGTAGCTGCCCGCATCGGCGAACCCAGCAAACGAAACCAAATCCTCAGCTCTCCCCCACGCTAGCACATAGAACAAATTACGGACGACGCGCATACCTGCAGTCCACGAAGAAAGACGGATCCAGACAGACGATGTCGtcctcctcttccttctcctcccgCTTCCTCGGGCTGCCGGGGTCCGCCATCGTTCGCtgaacttctcgccgccgccgccggcaacaATGACTCCTGCAGTGGAGGTCGCCGCGGCGTCACTCCAAACCTTAATCCACCTGCTGGATCGGGCCGCTGGATCGTGTTCTGGGCCCACGTAGCCACAGCCCAAACAAAATGGTCCGTGGGCTTTCAACGACACATAAAAAAGCATAAGCTCCTTAGAGGGCCGAGAAACTCTTGTCAGATAAATCAGTGGGCCATCCGGGATACATGAGGCCCGGACCGGCCCAGCCCAGCCAACGAGGAACGTTCTAGAGGGCACCCGAGAGGCCGGAGCACGTTGCGGCGGCGCGGCGCACGATCTCGCAGGGGCAGGCTCGTAATTTTTCCACTGCGCCCGCGTCCGTCCATAAAACCCTAAACCCCCCGGCTGATCGGTTGGCGGTGAGGCGAGTGGAAGCTTcgagcttttttttttctttggcttGCTGCgcaagaaggggaaggagaggaggGTGGCGATGGCGAAGAGGCTGCTCCCGTCGCTGAACCGGGTGCTGGTGGAGAAACTGGTGCAGCCCAAGAAGACCGCCGGCGGCATCCTCCTCCCGGAAACATCCAAGCAGGTAGCACCATCGCCCACCCGACGCCCGTTCCCCATCTTGCTattgttgctttgagtagtgtAGTGGATTCAATTTGCGTGGATTGTCGGCTCGGGGGTGTTTAGATCATGTTGTCAGGCAAGGTGTTCCGCGCCAGGTTGGGCGATTTGGATCGCTTTGTAGGTTGCGAATAGTTGGAAGCAGCTAAAAAATCCTGACGATGCTTCCTCCCTCTGGAGAAGTTAGTTCTGATTGGGTTGTGATTAGCTCGAGTGATTCAGATTGCTTGGTGTAGGCTGTGATTCTTGGTAGTGCTGTTACCTTAGCTATAACAATTTTACCCTTCAAGTAGCTATTATAATTTATATTTGTGAAATAGCATGCTTTATCGTTAGCTGCAGTTCCAAACAGTAAATGTCTCTGGGATTTCAGTAAGATAAACGAGTTGCTATATTGTGAAGTGCATAGCCAATTTTGTAGCTGAAATGATCCTGTGAAGGTAGCTATCAGCAATTCTATTTCGTTTCACGCTTTTAATTTAGCATGCTTTCAATGGCTAGTTGCAGTTTTAcactttttttttataataatgaCTTTTGGATAGTGTTGGTGTTCAACTGGTGAAACGAATTAGCTTATGTTTTTGAAGTGTGCATTAGTTCACTGTTTGATAATGTTTCTGTGGAAATAGCCTTCTGAAGTCTTTTAAATAAAGATTTgacttttgttttctctttcgaCTTATTAATTAGTATTCAGCATTGTATTTGGGTGTGTTCAACTGGAGAAACGAATTATTGTGGCTGTAGAATCAATTCTCTGCTTGACAATGTTGCTCTTGTTGCAGCTGAATGCTGCTAAAGTGGTGGCTGTTGGCCCTGGTGAGCGTGACAAGGCAGGCAATCTGATCCCAGTTGCTCTGAAGGAAGGCGACACTGTTCTTCTGCCTGAGTATGGTGGAACTGAAGTCAAGCTTGCGGCTGATAAAGAGTAAGTGAACCGTTCTCTGTGCTTGAAAACGTTGCTGTGCTATACTACTATTGCCTTATTAATCTCTCAATTAGGCACCATAATATCCAAACTGTTGCAATATTTAAATTTGCCTTACAACTGTATCATTTTCTGTTTTATGAAATCATCCAGATATGCTGAACCAACACAAACCCATGATATGATATGGAATCATGATAGCAACTGTTTTAACTGTGTCAAATGTTGTATTGTTGTTGAATGCTGTGCTGGATACTGCATGCCAACCATACTTTTTGTGACTACATAAAAAAAAACATGATGTATCTTAACCTTTGGTTGCTAACTGGCAGCACAATCAGTTGTGGGTTGCAAATACAATGTCAACTGGTTGTTGGATTTGTTATCattcaagattttttttttctgtttaatGCCATTTCAATTCTTTCGCTGATACTTGATCTGAGCCCTCTTCTGAAAAAAAAATTCAGGTGCCTCCTCTTCAGAGAGCATGACATTTTGGGCACACTTGTGGACTGATTCAAATCATCAGCAAGCCTGTCACTAGTCTTCGGTTCTAGTGTGAGATGCGCAGGATCTGATGCCGGCAAAATCGATGACAAAGAACTATGAACTGTCGTGATGTCATAGAATTTGTGGTGAAACATCATAAGGATAAAACTTGTTGCTTGCCTTTTGTTGCGATGCAATTGAGGAAACTTTGGCTTTTGAAGTGGTTCCCTTGAATATTTTGTTCCCCTCCGTGTCCCTGGCTGTTCATGGGATTTATAGTACTTTTTATTAGGGTGCACGGGGTCGATTACTTGTGAACTTTGCACAATCCATCAAAGGCGATGTTGATCGTCGATGCTGGTTAGGGACTTGCCTGTTTGGCTTCCTAGTTCCTACCGTATGCTGCCACGCCAAAGGTTCGGCCGCGCCGTACCGTGTAAGTGCGGCGTACAAAAACAGGGCCTCACTTCAGCTGCAAAAAATGAACTATTGGTGCCTAAGCAGGGTGTGACATGTCACAGCTTTGATCTATGAACCAAAAGTTAGCTAAAGTAGACAAGGTGAGGCGCGGTTTGACCTGTGGCAACCTTTTGGTAATGAACCTCTTTGGTAACGCCCTAAGTAAGTAAGACAAGGTGAGGCGTGGTGTGACCTGTGGCAGGTAATGAACCAAACAGGCCAAAGATGTCCACGCCCAAAAACAGCGTCACACTTCAGGTGCAAAATGAACTATCGGTAAGCAGAGTATGGCACGCTGCAACTTCGATCGTGAACCAAACGTTAGGTAAGATGAGGTGTGGTGACCAACCTCTGGTAATGAACCAAACAAAACAGGCCACTTGCAATGTGTGCGCTGTGCCGTTGGATTGGTACATGCTCATCAATATCAATATGCGTGTTGATATATCTGATGGTGATTCTTGTGCCTGAAAAAAATGTGCATATGGGTTTCTcgatcaaaaagaaaaagaaatgtatATGTGGGCTGTGATTGCACTGTAAACCTGTTGGGTTTCGCCATGGTTTGTTTTAGAAAATTTATCGAAAATTCTCAAAATTGGAACCGTAACCAATTTTTTCCATCGCCAATGTTTTCTCAATAAACAGATGGGTTTGGGCATTCTTGGTATTCCTAAGATTTTGGTTTCAAAGCTTCTTGAAAAAAAAAGGAGTAATAGGTTCccttttataaaatttaaaaaagaGACAACAAATACAAAGTGCAAACACAGAAAAACGTATACTATTAGTGTACAAATGGACAACTTCAAACGTTTATCTGAAAAAACAATTGTAGCTAACTAAAAAGGGATATCCAACACATGTCAGGGGCCTAAGTTTGCCAACGATCAAAATCTCAACAGCATCAACAACTTTCCAGGATCATTTGGCACCTGTAGATCCTTGAGCAGCATCTATCTATTGTTCATCATCAGCTCTCATATGCGCTCAGAAACTTCTTAGCAGCATCCAAATTCAACTCTCTGTAAACCTGCAAGCACATGGGTCAATTCCAGAAAATAAACTTTAGCATGTATGAATAGTTGTTGGTATTAAAATGTCGAATTAGGGAGGCAACAGTACAAGTTTCTCATGAGCTTCTTCAAATGCCTTGCAGAAGAACTCTGCCTTTGTCGCTCCAATCTGCCATAGTGTGAGGCAAAACAATTTATTAAACCACCAGAAAAAAGTGTGCTTCAACTTGCCAGATAGTTAATGCTACCCAAATATGTATTCCAACAAAGATGGCAAGCGATAAACACAAATATGGTATCCATGAGAGTACTGGAAGCGTGCACCAACCATACAATACTACCCAAATATATAGTCCAACAAAGGTGGCATGTGATAAACAGAAATATGGTATCCACGATAGTTGTGGCAATGGTGATGCTACTGCCAAAATCAAATGGTAGACTAACTAACAGGCAAAAAGCCAAAAGACCAATCAATTTTGCCTAACTTCTAAAATGAACTTCCCATGAACAACCACAGATTGTAAAGCTTTTACGACAGCCTTTTGGGTATACATTGAGACTGGTTTCACTTCAGTAAAACTACCAGAATGAggcaaaaagaaaatagaaaaatgggccacacaaaaaaaaaacatgaaaaagAACAGCTTGTACTTTGACAACCTATACCAAAAGCTTGTCAGCTCCTAGCTAATCCTCCAATAGCATTTCTCTCAACCCTCAGCCACTTACCAACAGGAGCTCCATGGGCATAACCACAAAAGACTTGGGTCACAACTTCAGTGATGAACAGAAAAGAGGGTGGTACAAAGGAGTAGGCTACCAACAATTGGCGCTGAGATAAAGCATGGCCTTAATGGAGATATGAGTGGTATTTTCCTATAAGTTTGGGTCTTCTGGTGGTATTTAACTGAACAGGAGATATTCAGCAGAATTTTTCAAACTTCAGATATTCTGATATATGGAGCCACGGTTTTGTGTGCCCCCAAATTATTTTTCCTCTTCCTCAAACAACAGGCCTAAAAGGCACGCAACATTACTCAAAGCTCTCAAAAAACGTTTTACACCATTGTATTGAGTTGTTAGCTTCCTGATACTGGAAAAGAAATATGTGTACCTTTTTCTCCGCAGCCATCTTCAATTTCTGCATAAACATATCTTTGAAAAATGCAAGAAAATTAGTGACTATTCTACTTCGCTATGGCATATCGGAGCATAATTAGATCTATTATATAATTATTAGTGAAACGCATAATCAAAGAAAGTGTATCATTTGCCATTACTGCAGTGCCAAAGCTGTCATTCCCATTCATTGGTGGGCATTTACTAATGGCCTCAATTCATTGAAAAAAAATGAGTGGACACCCTAGAGAAGAACTATTTGTCACT
Above is a genomic segment from Miscanthus floridulus cultivar M001 chromosome 3, ASM1932011v1, whole genome shotgun sequence containing:
- the LOC136547338 gene encoding uncharacterized protein — encoded protein: MDEKEFRGMLDLFPVVRTRDYCADSGASSRGTRQRSRVQEATKGNNKDSSAAQDMFMQKLKMAAEKKIGATKAEFFCKAFEEAHEKLVYRELNLDAAKKFLSAYES
- the LOC136547337 gene encoding 10 kDa chaperonin, mitochondrial-like, which codes for MAKRLLPSLNRVLVEKLVQPKKTAGGILLPETSKQLNAAKVVAVGPGERDKAGNLIPVALKEGDTVLLPEYGGTEVKLAADKECLLFREHDILGTLVD